In one Brevibacillus composti genomic region, the following are encoded:
- a CDS encoding LysR family transcriptional regulator, producing MDSKDWYLLQILHEEKNITRAAERMFISQPALTYRIRQLEEEFGVTILFRNKRGISFTPEGEYILDYARQMLLQLQKAKEHLAQLSHEVTGQLRLGVASNFAYYRLPRILRHFHEIYPKVQVNLYTGLSADMFHLLNNEQIHIAIIRSEYYWTEEKHLVDEEAMCIISSSEFAFAQIPQLPKINYKTDPKLKILLNSWWQEHFDTPPLVTMEVDNVEIAKEMVLNGLGYAIIPETCLKDSDQLHKSTLRWKTGQPVERKTWMMYANATTKLRPVQAFIEFVKEHVSPDRKRGE from the coding sequence TTGGACAGCAAGGATTGGTACCTGCTGCAAATACTGCACGAAGAGAAAAATATTACGCGGGCAGCCGAGCGGATGTTTATCTCGCAGCCGGCTTTAACCTACCGAATCCGGCAGCTGGAAGAAGAATTTGGCGTCACGATTTTGTTCCGAAACAAGCGAGGGATATCCTTTACGCCCGAAGGAGAGTACATCCTGGACTACGCCCGGCAGATGCTGTTGCAGCTGCAGAAAGCCAAAGAGCATCTCGCCCAGTTAAGCCATGAGGTGACGGGCCAATTGCGGCTGGGTGTTGCCAGCAACTTCGCATATTACCGGCTGCCGCGGATCCTCCGGCATTTTCATGAGATCTACCCGAAGGTGCAGGTTAATTTGTACACCGGGCTCAGTGCGGATATGTTTCATTTGCTCAATAATGAACAGATTCACATCGCGATCATTCGCAGCGAATATTACTGGACGGAAGAGAAGCATCTTGTGGATGAGGAAGCGATGTGCATCATCTCCAGCAGCGAGTTTGCATTTGCCCAAATCCCTCAGCTTCCCAAAATCAATTACAAGACCGATCCCAAGCTGAAAATTCTGCTGAACAGCTGGTGGCAAGAACATTTTGATACGCCGCCGCTGGTCACCATGGAAGTAGACAACGTCGAAATCGCCAAAGAAATGGTCCTGAACGGATTGGGGTACGCGATCATACCGGAGACTTGTCTAAAGGACAGCGATCAGCTGCATAAGTCTACTCTCCGCTGGAAAACGGGTCAGCCCGTGGAAAGAAAAACATGGATGATGTATGCCAATGCCACGACCAAGCTGCGCCCGGTGCAGGCTTTCATCGAATTTGTGAAAGAACATGTTTCGCCAGACAGAAAAAGAGGCGAATGA
- a CDS encoding tripartite tricarboxylate transporter substrate binding protein, whose amino-acid sequence MKKMLGTILLTTLMSVSLAGCGSGEKGPASPEAAKPSGYPEKPIVIVAPSGAGGGWDMTARSTAKILYDTKLVDQTITVENRPGGGGAVFLAEYMAKDTKNPYKLFVSSPPIIIDNNKKEGNNPYGYRDVTPLAQLTKDFGAFVVRSDSPIQDMQGVIDAVKNDPTKVTIAGGSSPGSMDHLIAILPLYKSGVDPKSVKYVSYEGGGEAMTALLGGNADVIATDASGVGEYMKAGNIRVLAVTSPERLSGELASIPTLKELGLDAEFTIWRGLFGPKEMPKEALAYWDEKLKALSEKPEWHEELKTRGWEAQYLNSEQFVEFLGEQDQLITEMLKALDMAK is encoded by the coding sequence ATGAAAAAAATGCTTGGCACGATATTGCTTACCACACTCATGTCCGTCAGTTTGGCAGGCTGCGGCTCGGGCGAAAAAGGCCCAGCCTCGCCGGAAGCGGCGAAACCCTCCGGCTATCCTGAAAAGCCGATCGTCATCGTGGCTCCATCCGGAGCGGGCGGGGGATGGGATATGACTGCCCGATCGACCGCCAAAATTCTCTACGACACCAAGCTCGTCGATCAGACGATTACGGTCGAGAACCGGCCGGGCGGTGGCGGGGCCGTGTTCCTTGCCGAATATATGGCCAAGGATACGAAAAACCCCTACAAGCTGTTTGTCAGCTCGCCTCCGATCATCATCGACAATAACAAAAAAGAGGGGAACAACCCGTATGGGTACAGAGATGTCACTCCGCTCGCCCAGCTGACCAAGGATTTTGGCGCTTTCGTGGTCAGAAGCGACTCGCCGATCCAGGATATGCAGGGCGTGATCGATGCGGTCAAGAACGACCCGACCAAGGTGACCATCGCCGGCGGCTCTTCACCAGGCTCCATGGACCATCTGATCGCCATCTTGCCTCTGTACAAGTCCGGCGTCGATCCCAAAAGCGTCAAATACGTCTCCTATGAAGGCGGGGGAGAGGCGATGACAGCCCTGCTCGGCGGAAATGCGGACGTCATCGCTACCGATGCTTCGGGTGTGGGCGAATATATGAAGGCAGGCAACATTCGCGTGCTGGCGGTTACCTCTCCGGAGCGCCTTAGTGGAGAACTGGCGTCGATCCCTACGCTGAAGGAGCTCGGCCTCGATGCGGAATTCACCATTTGGCGCGGCCTTTTTGGTCCCAAAGAAATGCCGAAGGAAGCACTCGCCTATTGGGATGAGAAATTGAAAGCCCTTTCGGAAAAACCAGAGTGGCATGAAGAGTTGAAGACGCGCGGCTGGGAAGCACAATATCTGAACTCGGAACAATTCGTGGAGTTTCTCGGCGAGCAGGATCAGTTGATCACGGAAATGCTGAAAGCGCTTGATATGGCGAAGTAA
- a CDS encoding tripartite tricarboxylate transporter TctB family protein, producing MNKQFDRYSSLFFAILGLGFVYESQFISKSSYGSNVGPDIFPLGLGLVLCILSLRLFYETFGYKQEKKAGTSFDVKRFSGILAVFVLYALTLEALGYVISTFLFLFIAFQLMERGNLGKTAMVAGIFSGGVYYVFVNVLEGSLPGFPEWLIG from the coding sequence ATGAATAAACAGTTTGATCGGTATAGCAGTCTCTTTTTTGCCATTCTCGGCCTTGGATTTGTTTATGAAAGTCAATTCATCTCCAAAAGCTCGTATGGAAGCAATGTCGGACCGGATATATTTCCGCTCGGCTTGGGACTGGTTCTATGCATTCTCAGCCTGCGTCTCTTCTATGAGACCTTTGGCTACAAACAGGAAAAGAAAGCGGGCACATCCTTTGATGTAAAGCGGTTCTCAGGAATTCTTGCCGTGTTTGTCCTCTACGCTCTCACGCTCGAGGCGCTGGGCTATGTGATCAGTACTTTTCTCTTTCTGTTCATCGCGTTTCAGTTGATGGAGAGAGGAAATCTGGGCAAGACAGCGATGGTGGCGGGCATTTTTTCCGGCGGCGTTTACTATGTCTTCGTCAACGTCCTGGAAGGTTCTTTACCCGGCTTTCCTGAGTGGTTGATAGGGTAG
- a CDS encoding tripartite tricarboxylate transporter permease has translation MGTLHFLADGFSIALQWHNLVFAFLGVLIGTAVGVLPGIGPISGVALLIPVTATLTSGLGPEAAATSAIILLAGVYYGAMYGGSTTSILLNTPGESSSVVTTLDGYQMARQGRAGAALSIAAIGSFIAGIVALIALVFLAEPLSKLALQFGPAEYFSLMILGLCAVSGLAGKSMTKSLIMTVLGLLLATIGMDTVSGVARFTYNIPILYGGLEFLTLAVGLFALSEVFKNILEPNQDGELAKIERILPTKKDLKDSAAPIARGSILGFFIGILPGAGAIVASFFSYILEKKISKNPEKFGTGAIEGVAAPESANNAASGGAMIPLLTLGIPSTGTTAVLMGAFIMYNVQPGPMLFTEHPQIAWGVIASMFVGNMMLLILNLPLVRIFVKIIETPRKFLLPMILAISVFGVYAVQATTFDLILLIACGIAGYFLAKNDFPLAPIVLGLVLGPMIENNLRRALTASNGDYLVFLQKPISLLFLSLALLWIIVPLLLKLRGKNVLVNDES, from the coding sequence ATGGGTACACTACACTTTCTCGCGGACGGCTTCTCGATCGCTCTCCAGTGGCATAATCTCGTGTTTGCGTTTTTGGGCGTGCTGATCGGCACAGCCGTCGGCGTCCTGCCCGGCATCGGACCGATCAGCGGGGTGGCGCTGCTGATTCCGGTGACGGCCACGTTGACCAGCGGGCTGGGACCGGAAGCCGCAGCGACCAGCGCGATCATTTTGCTGGCCGGGGTGTACTACGGAGCGATGTACGGAGGCTCCACGACATCCATTTTATTGAATACGCCCGGCGAGTCCTCCTCAGTGGTGACGACGCTGGATGGCTATCAGATGGCTCGGCAGGGCAGGGCGGGAGCTGCGCTCTCGATTGCCGCGATCGGCTCTTTTATCGCAGGTATCGTCGCCCTGATCGCGCTCGTCTTTCTGGCGGAGCCCCTGTCCAAGCTGGCGCTGCAATTTGGCCCGGCGGAATACTTCTCGCTGATGATCCTCGGGCTGTGTGCAGTCAGCGGACTGGCAGGCAAATCGATGACCAAATCACTGATCATGACCGTGCTGGGGCTGCTTCTGGCGACGATTGGCATGGATACGGTATCGGGCGTGGCGCGGTTCACGTACAACATCCCGATCCTCTACGGCGGACTGGAGTTTCTCACGCTGGCCGTCGGTTTGTTTGCCTTGAGCGAAGTCTTCAAGAATATACTGGAGCCGAATCAGGACGGCGAACTGGCCAAAATCGAGAGAATCCTGCCGACCAAAAAGGATTTGAAAGACAGCGCCGCGCCGATCGCCCGAGGGTCGATTCTCGGCTTTTTCATCGGGATCCTGCCTGGTGCGGGCGCGATTGTCGCTTCCTTCTTTTCGTACATCCTGGAAAAGAAGATCAGCAAGAATCCGGAGAAATTCGGCACAGGCGCGATTGAAGGAGTGGCGGCTCCGGAGTCGGCCAACAACGCCGCATCCGGCGGGGCGATGATCCCGCTGCTGACGCTGGGCATTCCCAGTACCGGCACGACCGCTGTTCTCATGGGCGCTTTTATCATGTACAATGTGCAGCCGGGCCCGATGCTGTTTACCGAGCATCCGCAGATCGCCTGGGGCGTGATTGCCAGCATGTTTGTCGGAAACATGATGCTGCTGATTCTCAACCTGCCCTTGGTCCGCATTTTTGTCAAGATCATCGAAACCCCGAGAAAATTCCTGCTTCCGATGATCCTGGCCATTTCCGTCTTCGGCGTATACGCTGTCCAGGCCACCACCTTTGATTTAATCCTGCTGATCGCCTGCGGTATCGCCGGCTACTTTCTGGCAAAGAATGACTTTCCGCTGGCGCCGATCGTCTTGGGGCTCGTTCTCGGTCCGATGATCGAAAACAATTTGCGCAGGGCGCTGACGGCCTCCAACGGCGATTACCTGGTTTTTTTGCAAAAGCCGATCTCCCTTTTGTTCCTCAGCCTCGCCTTGCTGTGGATCATCGTTCCACTGCTGCTGAAGCTGCGGGGAAAAAATGTCCTGGTGAACGACGAGTCCTGA
- a CDS encoding TrkH family potassium uptake protein codes for MTLTFNKRKFSSVQIIVFLYVASVLIASFLLWLPFFQLPGVHLSFIDALFTAASAISVTGLNVVTIHEVFNQRGVILLALLFQIGGIGIMTLGTFFWMMLGQRIGLEYRKWIATDHNRPTLAGLVELMRNILVLAVVIEVAGTILLGSYFLIAGYHQNWYEAFYYGFFAAVSAFTNAGFDIYGNSLHDFSHDYILQTIIMGLILCGAVGFPVLIELRNWLAHRRVGRRFTFSLFTKITTITFFLLIVLGTLLFFLFEREAFLQGKSWHESLFYSLFQSVTTRSAGLSTMDSSILTTPTVMVLSILMFIGASPSSVGGGIRTTTLFVLVVTVASYMRGRKDVKVFGRELVDEDIMRSFIVFFVAIVLVLTAVISLMWIEGLPLAPVLFEVCSAFGTTGLSMGITPELSSAGKLILILMMVIGRIGIINLLLFLKKDDYAVSYHYPKERIIIGQ; via the coding sequence TTGACGCTCACCTTTAACAAAAGAAAGTTTAGTTCCGTTCAAATCATTGTTTTCTTGTATGTGGCCAGTGTACTGATCGCTTCCTTTTTGCTCTGGCTGCCTTTTTTCCAGCTTCCTGGCGTCCATCTTTCCTTTATCGATGCGCTGTTTACCGCGGCCAGCGCGATCAGCGTAACGGGTCTGAATGTGGTTACCATCCACGAGGTGTTTAACCAACGGGGGGTGATCCTGCTCGCGCTGCTCTTTCAAATCGGCGGGATCGGCATCATGACGCTGGGCACATTTTTCTGGATGATGCTCGGGCAGCGGATCGGACTGGAGTATCGCAAGTGGATCGCGACCGACCACAACCGGCCGACTCTGGCGGGGTTGGTGGAACTGATGCGAAACATCCTCGTCCTCGCTGTCGTGATTGAAGTGGCAGGAACGATCCTGCTGGGGAGTTATTTTCTCATCGCCGGTTATCACCAGAACTGGTATGAAGCGTTTTATTACGGCTTTTTTGCCGCAGTCAGCGCGTTTACCAATGCCGGCTTTGACATCTACGGCAACTCCTTGCATGATTTTTCCCATGATTACATCCTGCAGACGATCATCATGGGATTAATTCTTTGCGGTGCTGTGGGCTTCCCTGTCCTGATCGAGCTGCGGAATTGGCTGGCTCATCGCCGAGTGGGGCGAAGATTCACCTTTTCCCTATTCACAAAAATTACAACAATTACCTTTTTTCTGCTGATTGTGCTGGGGACACTGCTTTTTTTCCTGTTTGAAAGAGAGGCTTTTCTCCAAGGCAAGAGCTGGCATGAATCGCTCTTCTACTCCCTGTTTCAATCAGTGACCACGCGCAGCGCCGGGCTGTCGACGATGGACAGCAGCATCCTGACCACGCCGACGGTGATGGTTCTCTCCATCCTGATGTTTATCGGCGCCTCTCCCAGCAGTGTAGGGGGCGGGATTCGGACGACGACTCTTTTTGTTCTAGTCGTCACCGTCGCCTCTTACATGCGGGGCCGAAAAGATGTAAAAGTATTCGGCAGAGAGCTGGTCGACGAAGATATCATGCGCTCGTTTATCGTCTTTTTCGTCGCCATCGTGCTGGTGCTGACGGCAGTCATCTCGCTGATGTGGATCGAGGGGTTGCCGCTCGCCCCGGTCCTGTTTGAGGTCTGTTCCGCCTTTGGTACGACGGGTTTGTCCATGGGCATCACCCCTGAGCTCAGCAGCGCGGGCAAATTGATCCTGATTCTCATGATGGTGATCGGACGGATCGGGATTATCAACCTGCTGCTCTTCTTGAAAAAAGACGACTATGCGGTTTCCTATCACTATCCAAAAGAACGGATCATCATCGGCCAATAG
- a CDS encoding YbjQ family protein — MIVTTTSTLQGKEVEEYLDIVSGEVILGANVVRDFLAGITDIIGGRSGAYENKLAEGREMALREMKEKARALGANAVIGVDLDFETLREGMMMVIATGTAVRVK, encoded by the coding sequence ATGATCGTAACCACAACCAGTACGTTGCAGGGAAAAGAAGTAGAGGAGTATCTCGACATCGTTAGCGGCGAAGTTATTTTAGGCGCCAATGTCGTTCGAGACTTTTTGGCCGGCATCACCGACATTATCGGGGGGCGCAGCGGCGCGTATGAAAACAAGCTCGCGGAGGGCAGGGAAATGGCCTTGCGCGAAATGAAGGAAAAGGCGCGAGCGCTGGGGGCCAACGCCGTCATCGGGGTCGACCTTGATTTTGAGACCCTGCGCGAGGGCATGATGATGGTCATTGCCACAGGGACGGCCGTCCGCGTAAAATAA
- a CDS encoding SCP2 sterol-binding domain-containing protein: protein MTVSRMIAELAEKINANPAGLDGLSAVFHFHLKESGLYQISFAGDSVSVAEGGPDQAACSLEMSDSSFIKLVTGELNPTTAFMMGKIKAKGNLGLALKLHAVLQNYR from the coding sequence ATGACCGTATCACGCATGATCGCAGAACTAGCGGAAAAAATAAATGCCAATCCCGCTGGTTTGGATGGACTTTCTGCCGTGTTCCATTTTCATTTGAAGGAGAGCGGTCTCTACCAAATCAGTTTTGCCGGGGATTCCGTATCTGTAGCCGAAGGCGGCCCCGATCAAGCGGCCTGCTCCTTGGAGATGTCCGATTCCAGCTTCATCAAGCTGGTGACAGGCGAGCTGAATCCGACCACGGCTTTTATGATGGGAAAGATCAAGGCCAAGGGAAATCTGGGACTCGCGCTAAAATTGCATGCCGTCCTGCAGAACTATCGGTAG
- a CDS encoding AlbA family DNA-binding domain-containing protein: MHDFCTFSANVKHIDEQSVHFDLYHQTKKTPLVREPLKPEVTLSRHYFDYLIRSGVLEVEAGGDYTPGESVSASVGMNIRSLGSNVLFDMCFSPQTYKLWQNTDEEITDLSLPADLFEEYVYRLGAISRFRYLGRVDDPAMAIELGESDRIEFKQDFLLSKSGMIKTIVAFANSNNGNLFLGISDEGEVVGIDHELEQYGDPDKYVLAITQYIQDKTVPILSPFPKISLQKVQDKYVVAIFVEMGSELICGLDKNNEKYVAIRTNNRSVVVKDPHQISEIYVKRKLGSEISRRLGLL, encoded by the coding sequence ATGCACGATTTCTGTACATTTTCGGCGAACGTGAAACATATTGACGAACAATCGGTTCACTTTGATTTGTACCACCAGACCAAAAAGACTCCGCTCGTTCGCGAGCCGCTGAAGCCCGAAGTCACCCTGTCCCGTCATTACTTCGACTATCTGATCCGCAGCGGGGTTTTGGAAGTGGAGGCCGGTGGAGACTATACGCCTGGCGAATCGGTTTCGGCTTCTGTCGGGATGAATATCCGCTCCTTGGGAAGCAATGTGCTGTTTGATATGTGCTTCTCGCCACAGACCTACAAATTATGGCAAAACACCGATGAGGAGATCACGGATCTCTCGCTGCCGGCGGATCTTTTCGAAGAGTATGTATACCGCCTGGGAGCGATCAGCCGGTTTCGTTACTTGGGACGAGTAGATGACCCGGCCATGGCCATCGAGCTGGGAGAGAGCGATCGGATTGAGTTTAAGCAGGACTTTCTCCTCTCCAAGAGCGGCATGATCAAAACGATTGTGGCCTTCGCCAATTCCAACAACGGGAATCTCTTTTTGGGCATCTCGGACGAAGGTGAAGTTGTGGGAATCGATCATGAGCTGGAACAGTACGGAGATCCGGACAAATACGTGCTCGCGATCACCCAATACATACAGGACAAAACGGTGCCAATCTTGAGCCCTTTTCCCAAAATCAGCCTGCAAAAAGTACAGGATAAATACGTCGTCGCCATCTTCGTTGAAATGGGATCGGAGCTTATTTGCGGATTGGACAAAAACAATGAAAAATATGTAGCTATCCGAACGAACAACCGCTCGGTCGTAGTCAAAGATCCGCATCAAATCAGTGAAATCTACGTGAAGCGCAAGCTGGGCAGCGAAATCAGCCGTCGATTGGGGCTTCTGTGA
- the sucC gene encoding ADP-forming succinate--CoA ligase subunit beta: protein MNIHEYQGKQILKQYGVKVPEGRVAFTVDEAVEAAKELGTQVVVVKAQIHAGGRGKAGGVKVAKNLDEVRTYAQEILGKVLVTHQTGPEGKEVKRLLIEQGCDIKKEYYVGLVVDRATGRVVMMASEEGGTEIEEVAAHSPEKIIKEVIDPVTGLTAFQARKLAYAINIPNELVNKAVKFMMGLYQAFVDKDCSIAEINPLVVTGDGEVMALDAKLNFDSNALFRHPDIQELRDLDEEDEKEIEASKFDLSYIALDGNIGCMVNGAGLAMATMDIVKFYGGEPANFLDVGGGATEEKVTEAFKIILKDPKVKGIFVNIFGGIMKCDIIANGVVGAAKQVKLDRPLVVRLEGTNVELGKKILNESGLNIVAAESMADGAQKIVALVK, encoded by the coding sequence ATGAACATTCATGAGTATCAAGGCAAACAGATACTTAAACAGTATGGTGTGAAAGTTCCTGAGGGACGCGTTGCCTTCACTGTGGACGAAGCAGTGGAAGCGGCAAAAGAACTGGGCACCCAGGTCGTTGTCGTAAAAGCGCAAATTCACGCAGGCGGCCGCGGTAAGGCTGGCGGTGTAAAAGTTGCGAAAAACCTCGACGAGGTACGTACATACGCCCAAGAGATCCTCGGAAAAGTTCTGGTGACCCACCAAACAGGCCCAGAAGGAAAAGAAGTAAAGCGCCTGCTGATTGAACAAGGCTGCGACATCAAGAAAGAATACTACGTGGGGCTTGTTGTAGACCGTGCGACCGGCCGCGTCGTGATGATGGCATCCGAAGAAGGCGGTACCGAAATCGAAGAGGTAGCCGCACATTCTCCTGAGAAAATCATCAAAGAAGTAATCGACCCGGTTACAGGTCTGACTGCTTTCCAAGCGCGCAAACTGGCTTATGCCATTAACATTCCGAATGAACTGGTGAACAAGGCTGTCAAATTCATGATGGGCCTCTACCAGGCATTTGTGGACAAGGATTGCTCCATCGCTGAAATTAACCCGCTGGTCGTCACCGGAGACGGAGAAGTGATGGCACTGGATGCCAAGCTGAACTTCGACAGCAATGCGCTGTTCCGTCACCCTGACATTCAGGAACTCCGCGACCTGGACGAAGAAGATGAAAAGGAAATCGAAGCTTCCAAATTTGACCTCTCCTACATCGCGCTGGATGGAAATATCGGCTGCATGGTAAACGGTGCGGGTCTGGCGATGGCGACCATGGACATCGTGAAATTCTACGGCGGCGAACCGGCGAACTTCCTCGATGTTGGCGGCGGTGCGACCGAAGAGAAAGTAACGGAAGCCTTCAAAATTATCCTGAAAGACCCGAAAGTAAAGGGCATCTTCGTCAACATTTTTGGCGGCATCATGAAGTGCGACATCATCGCAAACGGCGTGGTGGGCGCTGCCAAACAAGTGAAGCTGGATCGTCCTCTGGTTGTTCGTCTGGAAGGTACCAACGTAGAATTGGGTAAAAAGATCCTGAACGAATCCGGTCTAAACATCGTCGCTGCCGAATCGATGGCAGATGGCGCTCAGAAGATCGTAGCGTTGGTAAAATAA
- the sucD gene encoding succinate--CoA ligase subunit alpha: MSILVNKDTKVITVNITGATGRFHAQGAVEYGTKMVGGVNPGKGGMEVDGIPVFNTVKEAVDKTGATVSVIYVPAAFAADAIMESVDAELDLVICITEGIPVLDMVKVKRYMEGKKTRLIGPNCPGVITPGECKIGIMPGYIHMPGKVGIVSRSGTLTYEAVHQTTTRGIGQSTAVGIGGDPVKGMEFIDVLEMFNEDPDTEAVIMIGEIGGTAEEEAAEWIKANMKKPVIGFIGGQTAPPGKRMGHAGAIISGGKGTAAEKIAKLEECGVRVAKTPAVIGETLVEVLKERGLLEKVMSK; the protein is encoded by the coding sequence ATGAGCATTCTCGTGAATAAAGACACAAAAGTCATTACCGTAAACATTACTGGTGCTACAGGTCGTTTCCATGCTCAAGGAGCAGTGGAGTACGGCACGAAAATGGTCGGCGGGGTTAACCCGGGCAAAGGCGGCATGGAGGTAGACGGCATTCCGGTATTTAACACCGTGAAAGAAGCCGTGGACAAAACAGGCGCCACCGTTTCCGTGATCTACGTACCGGCTGCATTCGCTGCTGACGCGATCATGGAATCCGTTGATGCGGAACTGGATCTCGTTATCTGCATCACCGAAGGAATTCCGGTACTCGACATGGTGAAAGTAAAACGCTACATGGAAGGCAAAAAGACCCGTCTGATCGGTCCGAACTGCCCAGGCGTCATCACTCCGGGCGAGTGCAAAATCGGCATCATGCCTGGCTACATCCACATGCCAGGAAAAGTGGGCATCGTGTCCCGCTCCGGTACCTTGACCTATGAAGCGGTTCACCAAACCACGACTCGCGGCATCGGCCAATCCACGGCTGTCGGTATCGGGGGAGACCCGGTAAAAGGCATGGAGTTTATCGACGTGCTGGAGATGTTCAACGAAGACCCGGATACAGAAGCCGTCATCATGATCGGTGAAATCGGCGGTACCGCTGAAGAAGAAGCGGCCGAGTGGATCAAGGCGAACATGAAAAAACCGGTGATCGGCTTCATCGGCGGTCAAACTGCTCCTCCAGGAAAGCGGATGGGCCACGCTGGTGCCATTATCTCCGGCGGAAAAGGAACGGCTGCCGAGAAAATTGCCAAGCTGGAAGAATGCGGCGTTCGCGTAGCAAAAACGCCGGCGGTCATTGGAGAAACACTGGTTGAAGTGCTGAAAGAGCGCGGCTTGCTCGAGAAAGTCATGAGCAAGTAA
- the dprA gene encoding DNA-processing protein DprA: MMMTKRTDREREELGWYCALLGVPGLGRKKLRELYHAYGSFAVVGREWRHVAAESALPAAVITRGNACLGEERAAALLGQLQQAGIGVIGCWEAGFPPLLQAIPDPPLALFYKGDWGLAGRPGIGVVGSRRPTSYGRAACTQLVKQLCEAGVVIVSGLAYGIDADAHRTALRAGGATIGVLGCGIDVVYPPMHRSLFQEVEREGLLLSEHPPGVAPIPGLFPERNRIISGLALGVLVVEAAERSGSLVTADCALEQGREVFAVPGPIFSEVSAGPHNLIKQGAKLVTGIADVLDELSMLLARDEGRRERSPAAPRQMPLEEEEQQLLSQLTHEPVHVDELHERLAERGTPFHLYRTLLKLESKQVIASLPGGYYVRR; the protein is encoded by the coding sequence ATGATGATGACGAAGCGAACGGATAGAGAACGGGAAGAACTGGGCTGGTACTGTGCGCTGCTCGGTGTGCCGGGGCTGGGGAGAAAAAAGCTGCGCGAGCTTTATCATGCATACGGTTCGTTTGCGGTGGTGGGCAGAGAGTGGCGCCATGTCGCTGCAGAAAGCGCGCTGCCCGCAGCAGTGATCACGCGGGGCAATGCGTGCCTCGGCGAAGAGCGCGCTGCAGCGCTCCTCGGACAGCTGCAGCAAGCAGGCATCGGCGTGATCGGCTGCTGGGAAGCTGGATTTCCGCCTCTGCTCCAGGCGATTCCCGACCCTCCGCTCGCCCTCTTTTACAAAGGAGACTGGGGTTTGGCCGGGCGACCCGGCATCGGAGTTGTCGGCTCGAGAAGACCTACCTCCTACGGGCGCGCGGCCTGTACGCAGCTGGTCAAGCAGCTCTGCGAGGCCGGCGTCGTCATCGTCTCCGGCCTTGCGTACGGGATCGATGCGGATGCTCATCGGACGGCCTTGCGGGCAGGCGGTGCCACGATAGGAGTCCTCGGGTGCGGCATCGATGTCGTCTATCCCCCCATGCACCGCTCTTTGTTCCAGGAGGTAGAGAGAGAAGGCCTGCTGCTGTCCGAACATCCTCCGGGCGTGGCGCCGATCCCCGGTCTTTTTCCGGAGCGAAATCGCATTATCAGCGGACTGGCTCTGGGCGTGCTGGTCGTGGAAGCGGCAGAGCGGAGCGGCTCTTTGGTTACCGCCGATTGCGCGCTCGAACAGGGGCGGGAGGTGTTTGCCGTACCCGGTCCGATTTTTTCAGAAGTGAGCGCAGGGCCGCATAACTTGATCAAACAAGGTGCAAAGCTAGTAACAGGCATAGCGGATGTGCTGGACGAATTGTCGATGCTTCTGGCTCGCGACGAAGGTCGCAGGGAGCGCAGTCCCGCGGCTCCGCGTCAGATGCCTCTGGAGGAAGAGGAGCAGCAGCTGCTGTCCCAGCTCACCCATGAACCCGTCCATGTGGATGAGCTCCATGAGCGGCTTGCCGAGAGAGGGACGCCGTTTCACCTTTATCGCACGCTGCTGAAGCTCGAAAGCAAACAGGTGATTGCCAGTCTGCCGGGAGGATATTATGTAAGACGATAG